AATTCAGACTACTGCTTGCCAGCGCCTGAGGCAAAACTGAAATAGAGTTCGGTTAGTATAGTTCATCACCGCAACATTTAAGGAAACTCACCAATGGGAAAGCTCTTCCAGTGGTAGAGGAACTGCTCGGCCACGCTCTTGATCTGTTCCACCAGCTGCTCCACTTCGGGAGGAGCTCCCACCAGGTTGATGTTAAACTCGATAGGCTCCCGCTCGGGGCCAGCCAGAGTCTGAGGACGCAGCATCTGAGTGTCGGATGCACTGACCGACAAAGTGGCAGGCACAGCAGCCGTGGGTGGAACCGAGGAGGCTTGCAGTGACATGGGCATGGTAGTCGAAATCCGCCTTTCACTCTAGTATTGCTTCCATTTTTGATACTAATGAAAATAGTCTACAAAGCGGACTGGTATTGCGAAATATATAGTTAAAATGTGATCACTAATGTACGATTTactaatatataatatttggtTACTACAATTTTGGATATATAGATGTAGGGATACACATTTATTAGCTTTCAGCACAAAACAAGCCCTTCTAAGAGACTTTTGTGTTCAAAAGAATTTTATATCCCATTTGTTACACAATATTTCAATAGTTAAGATGTATTaagaatttcaattaaaataaaaaaaagactAGATGTTTAAATTCAATATCAATCCATTtatataagaaatataattcttttttttttgagattATTCAATTATTCATTTCTTACTTTTAATTGCACCCGTTTGACAAAGTACTACTCCCAAGTCTGGTGTTAGTTTTCTTAACGCTGATTCTTTAGGCTGATAAACTTTCATtcttttaaagaaaaaaaagtattgCTAGAATCAGCTAGTACCAAGTGCGGATACTTTGATGGCTGACCAAGCTAATTGAAATCACACAAGCGCGcgcaatattaaaattaatgatcTAATTGAAAGTTCACTGGCGCATGTGTAATAGTGAGAATAGTTTAGATTCCAAACAACTCGGAGAGGGCGGTCCAGATATAAACAAAAGTACACTGCTTGGAATTCCGCAGCTCCACGCACTTAGCATCTGCCCATACATACAACAACGAACTTTTCGAGTTACCAATTACCAATTAGCTACAGCTGCAGAGGGTCGAAACGAGTTCCGCCTGGAATCTCGAGTTTCACCTGCAGGAGAGGAACCTGCCCACCTCAGCCACCTACCACGACCTGCGCCCAGTTGGGCGCTTCGCTTGCGTTGATGGGGTCTCCAAGTGTGCGTTTCCACGCCCATCAGTAGACACTGTACTGGAGTGTCCCTGTCAGTTAGCCAGCCCCATGCCGCTGTCCCAAAGATTCTTATTGTTTAAttgccgcacacacacactagcacgAGCGACgagacgcacacgcacacctACAAGCATTGCGCACTCAAGGCGTTCTGTGTTGTCGGTTTTGAGTTACAACTGCCTTTTACCTCGCTACTGATATCAAATTCCTGGAGCCTCGCACTCTGTATGCATCGTAGAAGCGGTTCGCTGGATCGCAGAGTGTTTTTCCGTTCCTCGACTTTATTGAGCGACCAGACAAACAATACACATACGCTCTTTTCAATGCACCCCTGGGGCGCACTTTTCTGAGGATGAGAAGGCAGGATATCGATGTCTCGTGACTATCGATGGCTCGTCAGTAGTACCATCGATACTGACAAGCCATCGATTGACCAGGGCTAAAATCGCAAGtgtattaaaattaatatatacaCCTTTTGTAAGAGATACGATTGTTGTAACCTATATATGTCATTAAGTTAGgaggcaaaaacaaataaacgggtatctgatagtcggggaacttaACTCTAAAATGTCTTTAAATCGAATTCACATTCCTAGCTTAACTGGCTACTCGCTTTTCGGAAACTATTCAAGAAATGTTTAAATCATTAGGTGAAGCCGATTGGGTGCTTGACTTGTCGCTATAGTTTAATTGGCACATTGACCAGTTTAATTGATTAGTTTAATTTCAAGATTAAATTAATAGAATATTCCCCAATATACAGCATCCTCaccattttaaaataatcaagtaaaatttgttgatAACATTTGTTATTACTTGCAATAAAGAAAGGTGTAAAAAAGATTAGAAATGGATTAAGAAGGATGTAGATATATGTTTGGTCAATTGCTTATGAGTACTGTTTCCTAATAGGGCTTTTGGCTGCGATGGCTATTCAGGTAAGCTTTTCCATGGTCAGCTGCACCGGCATTTGGGCGACCATTAGCGCCAGCAGACGGACGAAGAACAGCTCCACCATGAGTACGAGATCCCGCCACTCCCACTGCGGCAACTCGACGGGATCCTCCAACAGAACCAGAGAGGGATCCATGCCCAGAGATGGGACGTTGGGGCTGTGAAGCAGCGGAATGGCCGCGGGTTATTCCACCAGCCGGAGCTCCAGATGAAATAACTCCAGAGTGATGCACTCCCACTCCAGTTTCCGGATTCACCGACGACAAATACGATCCTTGGGCGAGGACGAGCAGTACACTGATCACCAAAATATAATAGAGTGCCATTTTGATATTGGTGCTTGATTGTAGAATGGGAAACATCTGATGCTTAGCTTTCAAAAAGTGAATCCTTTTATAGCAGAAACCTGGGTAgttaaatgaatatattttataaaaaaaataaaataattatatgaCAATTTTGATTACGATGTAATGGAGGAAGGTTAGATTTTATCATCGAAGTAAACTCCGATGATCCAGTTTTGTTATTCCGGTTATTAACTGATGATAAATTAGAATGATGAAGTTCAACAACCAGTCTGCTATTATtcatataaaaacaagagagaacgctatagtcgagttccccgactatctgatacccgttactcagctagtgtaagtgcgaaggacagtttttggcggtttgtgggcgttgtagtgggcgtggcaaaaagttttttggcatatcgatagaaatttacaagaccaatataaaaatgaaaaaatatcaaaacatttttcaaaagtgtgggcgtggcagctttgggcggtttgtgggcgttagagtgggcgtggcaaaaagtttttttgcaaatcgatagaaatttacaagaccaatgcaaaaataaaaaaatattaaaacatttttcaaaaatgtgggcgtggcagttttgggcggtttgtgggcgtcagagtgggcgtggcaacctgaatcgacaaacttgcgctgcgtctatgtccctggaatctgtatacttaatctcaactttctagcttttgtagttcctgagatctcgacgttcatacggacggacagacggacggacagacggacagacggacggacagacggacatggccagatcgactaggctactgatcctgatcaagaatatatatactttatatggtcggaaacgcttccttctgcctgttacatacttttcaacgaatctagtatacccttttactctacgagtaacgggtataaatatgaattagtaaatatgaatttaaGTTAGAACATACGTTAGCAAGCGTTGATAAATGTAACTCAACACAGAAATTCAAAGAAATAACCAAAGATTTATCCTACATGTGCGTGCACATGTACATGTTCAACTCCTAAAGCAATTTATGCATAAAAAATGACTAGCACGACTCAGAAGGCTATTTTTCACAAAATTATGGACTAACTAACATTACTAGCAGCTATCGATTTAATTGGCATATAGAAGACTTGATTAAGCCGTCCATTTGGTaagccaaaaaagaaaaacccatCATTGCGGTTGCCAGAAAGTCAGGaatttggaaaa
This genomic stretch from Drosophila yakuba strain Tai18E2 chromosome 3R, Prin_Dyak_Tai18E2_2.1, whole genome shotgun sequence harbors:
- the LOC6535422 gene encoding uncharacterized protein LOC6535422, with product MIKSNLPPLHRFCYKRIHFLKAKHQMFPILQSSTNIKMALYYILVISVLLVLAQGSYLSSVNPETGVGVHHSGVISSGAPAGGITRGHSAASQPQRPISGHGSLSGSVGGSRRVAAVGVAGSRTHGGAVLRPSAGANGRPNAGAADHGKAYLNSHRSQKPY